One region of Epilithonimonas zeae genomic DNA includes:
- a CDS encoding class I SAM-dependent methyltransferase — translation MNKISEIASTFFAYLKRPDLYPELRRKIWKNIFNRSSGLRGKEEAEKWCASIAISEKDFIEKVLNTTFIPFEKLFPQEFAEALQIQAKAPVKLGGAGSLSVIYYINEYTNAQKTVETGVAYGWSSFAALASLVHRNGTLYSSDMPYLLQNQSEDFVGCVIPQKYRNNWDLYRYADKESLPKIFGKANSFDVVHYDSDKSYDGRIWAYNLLLSKVRKNGIFMSDDIGDNAAFKDFCETKGLKPYVVEFDGKYAGLIIKD, via the coding sequence ATGAATAAAATCTCTGAGATTGCTTCAACATTTTTTGCATATCTAAAACGTCCGGATTTATACCCGGAGTTAAGAAGAAAGATTTGGAAAAACATCTTTAACCGTTCTTCCGGTTTGAGAGGAAAAGAAGAAGCAGAGAAATGGTGTGCATCCATTGCAATTTCTGAAAAAGATTTTATAGAGAAAGTTCTTAACACGACTTTTATTCCTTTTGAAAAACTATTTCCACAGGAGTTTGCAGAAGCATTGCAAATCCAGGCAAAAGCGCCAGTTAAATTAGGTGGAGCAGGATCTTTAAGTGTTATTTATTATATCAATGAATATACGAATGCTCAAAAAACAGTGGAAACAGGTGTGGCCTATGGCTGGTCATCTTTCGCTGCTTTGGCTTCATTGGTTCATAGAAACGGAACGCTTTACAGTTCGGATATGCCTTATCTTCTGCAAAACCAGAGTGAGGATTTCGTAGGTTGTGTAATTCCTCAGAAATATAGAAATAACTGGGATCTCTATCGTTATGCAGATAAGGAATCTTTACCGAAGATTTTCGGTAAAGCAAATTCTTTTGATGTTGTGCATTATGACAGTGATAAATCTTATGATGGCAGAATCTGGGCTTATAATTTATTACTAAGTAAAGTTAGAAAAAATGGAATCTTTATGAGTGATGATATCGGAGACAACGCAGCATTCAAAGATTTCTGTGAAACAAAAGGACTTAAACCGTATGTTGTAGAATTTGATGGAAAATATGCAGGTCTTATTATAAAAGATTAA
- a CDS encoding glycosyltransferase, whose amino-acid sequence MQKKIKVLFRHRSMEMGGVEKVILNLLNNLDKNKFDITYLVSLYQGELRDKVPSYINYIKINKGKEDFSKNTLISKLQLVYRGLKIKFLETFPNLTDKIYLDQKFDVEIASTYADYNSVIRSSNKNSKKIGWLHSDITQPGLKEILPEILDNLQHFDHVIYGSQQSYDILHEYFSDIKIQKESVILNAIPIEELKEKAQEFSVDYDGIPTFISVARLHFRKGFHKLVEAHYLLLKEGFKHQIVVIGDGDERENLENQIAQLGVQDTFKLLGTKMNPYPYVKNADFYVMPSETEGWPLIIAETLILQIPIISTNVGGIPEMIIHQENGYLTDYDSEKLKEAMKEFLTNKALVDHIKIKLQDSEKQFDNQKIYNAITEILEN is encoded by the coding sequence ATGCAGAAAAAGATAAAAGTACTATTTCGTCATAGGTCTATGGAAATGGGAGGCGTAGAAAAGGTGATATTAAATCTTTTAAATAATTTAGACAAAAACAAGTTTGATATTACTTATCTTGTCAGTCTTTACCAAGGTGAATTGAGGGACAAAGTTCCTTCTTATATTAATTATATTAAAATCAATAAAGGAAAAGAAGATTTTTCTAAAAATACTCTCATCAGTAAATTACAGCTTGTTTACAGAGGATTAAAAATAAAATTCCTGGAAACATTTCCAAATCTTACAGATAAAATTTACCTCGATCAAAAATTTGATGTTGAAATTGCTTCTACTTATGCAGATTACAATTCGGTAATTAGAAGTTCCAACAAAAATTCAAAAAAAATAGGCTGGTTACACTCGGATATTACACAACCTGGGCTAAAAGAGATTTTACCCGAAATATTAGATAACCTTCAGCATTTTGATCACGTGATTTATGGTTCCCAACAATCTTATGATATTCTTCACGAATATTTTTCAGATATAAAAATTCAAAAAGAAAGTGTGATTCTTAATGCTATTCCAATAGAAGAATTGAAAGAAAAGGCTCAGGAATTTTCTGTAGATTATGACGGGATTCCAACTTTTATTTCTGTAGCAAGATTACACTTCAGAAAAGGATTCCATAAATTGGTGGAAGCTCATTATCTTCTTTTGAAAGAAGGTTTTAAACATCAGATTGTGGTAATTGGTGATGGTGATGAAAGAGAAAATTTGGAAAATCAAATTGCGCAATTAGGCGTTCAAGATACATTCAAATTATTAGGCACAAAAATGAATCCTTATCCTTATGTCAAGAATGCAGATTTCTATGTAATGCCATCCGAAACAGAAGGCTGGCCATTAATTATTGCAGAAACATTGATTCTCCAGATTCCAATTATCTCAACAAATGTGGGTGGGATTCCTGAGATGATTATACATCAGGAAAATGGCTATCTAACAGACTATGACTCAGAAAAATTGAAAGAGGCAATGAAGGAGTTTTTAACCAATAAGGCATTGGTAGACCACATAAAAATCAAACTTCAAGACTCAGAAAAGCAATTTGACAATCAGAAAATCTACAATGCTATTACTGAAATTTTAGAAAACTAA
- a CDS encoding acyltransferase — protein sequence MIFLYKVLLKIQSTYEQTLNKANIEICKYKGMKVGKNLNTPDKVYFGTEPYLIEIGDNVNIAAGVRFVNHGGTTTMLRKIEGYEDARIFGRIKIGNNCTIALNCVITEHVEIGDNCILGANSVLSQSMPPNTVFAGNPAQFVCTIEDYGDIILKGNAIYPRELEKDRKKLDDFIKNNLPYKFKKARRIR from the coding sequence ATGATATTCCTCTACAAAGTACTTCTCAAAATTCAGTCAACTTACGAACAGACACTTAACAAAGCCAATATAGAAATTTGTAAATATAAAGGTATGAAAGTTGGAAAAAACCTGAATACACCTGATAAAGTTTATTTTGGGACAGAACCTTACCTTATAGAAATAGGAGATAATGTGAATATCGCTGCAGGTGTAAGATTTGTAAATCACGGTGGAACGACTACGATGTTACGCAAAATAGAAGGTTATGAAGATGCGCGTATTTTTGGAAGAATTAAGATCGGGAATAACTGTACCATTGCTTTAAATTGTGTGATTACAGAACACGTAGAAATAGGAGATAATTGCATATTGGGGGCTAATTCTGTTTTGTCACAATCTATGCCTCCTAACACTGTTTTTGCAGGAAATCCCGCTCAGTTCGTATGCACAATAGAAGATTATGGCGATATCATTCTAAAAGGAAATGCTATATATCCCAGAGAGCTAGAAAAAGACAGAAAAAAACTTGATGACTTTATCAAAAATAATCTGCCTTATAAATTCAAAAAAGCCAGAAGAATACGATAA
- a CDS encoding 3-oxoacyl-ACP synthase III family protein yields MINLAAIEYYLPENTLTNADLEKEFPEWDAAKINAKIGIDTRHIAKENETSLDLAFEACQKLFQSYDKNKIDFILFCTQSPDYFLPTTACILQDKLELRKSIGALDFNLGCSGFVYGLALAKGLISIGIANNVLLVTAETYSKFLDKEDKSNRSIFGDAAAVTIVEKDDSKANFQFSLGTDGSGFQNLIVQNGASRFSKSENVTLFMNGPEIFNFTIENIPGLVQDTLAKNNLAMEDIDLFVFHQANTYMLNYLRKKCKIPEDKFFIDMKDYGNTVSATIPIAMKSAIDQGKIKSGSKVLMAGFGVGYSWGAGIIEF; encoded by the coding sequence ATGATTAATCTTGCTGCGATAGAATATTATCTCCCAGAAAACACATTAACCAATGCCGATCTGGAAAAAGAATTTCCGGAATGGGATGCAGCGAAGATTAATGCAAAAATTGGCATAGATACCAGACATATTGCCAAAGAAAACGAGACCTCTTTGGACTTGGCGTTTGAAGCGTGTCAGAAACTTTTCCAGTCTTACGATAAAAACAAAATAGACTTCATTCTTTTCTGTACACAGAGTCCAGATTATTTTCTGCCAACTACAGCTTGTATTTTACAAGACAAATTAGAGCTTAGAAAATCCATTGGTGCTTTAGATTTCAATCTTGGGTGTTCAGGATTTGTTTATGGATTAGCTTTAGCAAAAGGATTAATTTCTATAGGGATTGCAAATAATGTGTTGTTAGTAACAGCAGAAACTTACTCTAAATTTTTAGACAAAGAAGACAAATCCAACAGAAGTATTTTTGGAGATGCTGCAGCAGTTACCATTGTTGAAAAAGATGATTCTAAAGCAAATTTTCAGTTTTCTCTCGGAACAGACGGAAGTGGTTTCCAAAATCTTATTGTTCAAAATGGAGCTTCCCGCTTTAGTAAATCAGAGAATGTTACTTTGTTTATGAACGGACCGGAAATTTTCAATTTTACAATAGAGAATATCCCTGGTTTGGTACAGGACACATTAGCTAAGAATAATCTTGCGATGGAAGATATTGACTTGTTTGTTTTCCATCAAGCCAATACTTATATGCTCAATTATCTGAGAAAAAAATGCAAAATTCCTGAAGATAAATTTTTCATCGATATGAAAGATTATGGGAATACGGTATCTGCAACTATTCCTATTGCTATGAAATCTGCAATAGATCAAGGAAAAATAAAATCAGGAAGCAAAGTTTTAATGGCTGGCTTTGGAGTTGGATATTCTTGGGGCGCTGGAATTATAGAATTTTAA
- a CDS encoding phosphopantetheine-binding protein encodes MKTNEFLEKLQDEMEEDNALSLSTKFKELENYDSMSILSLIVFIDENFGKKLDTKQFKDIQTLQELKELIGTENFED; translated from the coding sequence ATGAAAACAAACGAGTTTTTAGAAAAACTACAGGACGAAATGGAAGAAGACAACGCATTGTCTCTTAGCACAAAATTTAAAGAACTTGAGAATTATGACTCGATGTCTATTCTTTCTCTAATTGTTTTTATTGATGAGAATTTCGGCAAAAAATTAGACACAAAACAGTTCAAAGATATCCAGACACTTCAGGAACTTAAAGAATTAATTGGAACTGAAAATTTTGAAGATTAA
- a CDS encoding SDR family NAD(P)-dependent oxidoreductase: MSDFFSLKDKIIVISGASSGIGKSCAELCAEAGAKLILLGRDISRLENAFKDLNSKEKPLFFQLDITSEDEVNQLSKTLIEQGIKVSGLVHSAGLKHTLPLKNTGEKILAESFSVNVFSGFYLSRAFSQKKLKAESQSLVFISSIAGVVGEPANLAYSATKGALISGTKSLALELAKQKTRVNCISPAMVSTPLSEKMFANIGEEATQNILDKHPLGIGNPEDVAKSVIFLLSDGSSWITGTNLIVDGGYSAH, from the coding sequence ATGTCTGATTTTTTTTCACTTAAAGATAAAATCATTGTCATTTCCGGAGCTTCTTCCGGAATTGGCAAATCTTGTGCAGAATTATGCGCAGAAGCCGGCGCTAAATTGATCTTATTGGGAAGAGACATTTCCAGATTAGAAAACGCTTTCAAAGATTTGAACTCAAAAGAGAAACCTTTATTCTTTCAGTTGGATATTACTTCAGAAGACGAGGTTAATCAATTATCAAAAACATTGATAGAACAAGGAATTAAGGTTTCTGGCCTTGTGCATTCAGCAGGCTTGAAACATACGTTACCTCTTAAAAATACTGGAGAAAAAATATTGGCTGAGAGTTTCAGCGTGAATGTCTTTTCCGGGTTTTATCTTTCCAGAGCTTTTTCACAAAAAAAACTGAAAGCTGAAAGTCAGAGTTTAGTCTTTATCTCTTCAATTGCCGGTGTAGTAGGCGAACCTGCAAATTTAGCGTATAGTGCAACAAAAGGTGCTTTGATTTCTGGAACCAAATCTTTGGCTCTTGAGCTAGCAAAACAAAAAACCAGAGTCAACTGTATAAGTCCTGCAATGGTTAGCACGCCGCTTAGCGAAAAAATGTTTGCCAATATAGGCGAAGAAGCCACTCAAAATATTCTGGACAAACATCCTTTAGGAATTGGAAATCCGGAAGATGTCGCAAAGTCTGTTATCTTTTTACTGTCCGATGGTTCCAGTTGGATCACGGGTACCAATCTTATTGTAGATGGTGGTTATTCTGCACATTAG
- a CDS encoding 3-oxoacyl-ACP synthase III family protein, translating into MINIAAIEYYLPKNILTNEDISKEFPEWSAEKIKAKIGVESRHIADESETALDLAVQACEKLFKKYDKSKIDFILFCTQSPDYFLPTTACILQDKLGLAKNIGALDFNLGCSGFVYGLTLAQGLIASGVAKNILLVTSETYSKFLDKSDKSNRTIFGDGAAVTIVEKDESKEHYQFSVGTDGSGFNNLIVEKGASRNKTEEQPTLFMKGPKIFTFAVENIPTLIQDTLKKNKLKLDEIDLFVFHQASSYMLNYLRNLCNIPEEKFFVDMKNIGNTVSASIPIALKLAFEQGRIKEGFKVMVAGFGVGYSWGAGVLEF; encoded by the coding sequence ATGATTAATATTGCAGCAATAGAGTATTATTTGCCCAAAAATATATTAACCAACGAGGATATTTCGAAAGAGTTTCCGGAATGGAGCGCCGAAAAAATCAAGGCAAAGATTGGTGTAGAGTCCAGACATATTGCTGATGAGTCTGAGACGGCTTTGGATTTGGCAGTTCAGGCTTGTGAGAAACTTTTCAAAAAATACGATAAAAGCAAAATAGATTTTATTTTATTCTGCACCCAAAGTCCCGATTATTTTTTACCTACAACAGCCTGTATTTTACAGGATAAATTAGGTCTTGCCAAGAACATTGGCGCATTGGACTTCAATCTTGGATGTTCTGGTTTTGTATATGGATTGACTCTTGCTCAAGGGCTTATCGCTTCTGGCGTTGCAAAAAATATCTTATTGGTTACCTCCGAAACTTACAGCAAATTCCTTGATAAAAGTGACAAATCCAACAGAACAATCTTTGGAGACGGCGCTGCGGTGACTATTGTGGAAAAAGATGAGTCTAAAGAGCACTATCAATTTTCTGTAGGCACAGACGGCAGTGGATTCAATAATCTAATTGTAGAAAAAGGAGCTTCCCGAAATAAAACAGAAGAGCAGCCTACTCTTTTTATGAAAGGTCCTAAGATTTTCACTTTTGCTGTAGAAAACATTCCGACTTTGATTCAGGATACACTTAAAAAGAATAAACTCAAGTTGGATGAGATTGATTTATTTGTTTTCCACCAGGCGAGTTCTTATATGCTGAATTATCTCAGAAACCTTTGTAACATTCCTGAAGAAAAGTTTTTTGTTGATATGAAGAATATTGGCAATACAGTCTCGGCAAGCATTCCTATCGCTTTGAAACTAGCTTTTGAACAAGGCAGAATAAAAGAAGGATTCAAAGTCATGGTAGCAGGTTTTGGCGTTGGTTATTCTTGGGGAGCAGGCGTTTTAGAATTCTAA
- a CDS encoding glycosyltransferase: MKKKILIRIGSLRHGGAEKVLVTFLKNLPKDKYEVDLLLNLYSGKYLTDVPDWVNVMYLNRGEMITTNRPKDLPKKIYRVVYQQLLKKYPKILYKRKLKNRQYDIEFAAIHGFMDEVLNSPLKSSKKLMWIHNDLTQVSGYTPEKIRRFFNYDKVMVISEKIQNTFLSLAKTEEEKSKIVRIYNPLDTDEILTKSEVRSQKLEDSVTTLQNPDLETQNLEPVFISVGTVFPQKGFDRLLRVHKRLLDEGFQHKVLIVGDGYDFENVKKLKTELGVDESATMLGFTDNPYPYFKSADFYVLSSRYEGFPTVLFEAITLKKNIIATNVSGVNEMLENGKLGLITENSEDGIYNGMKQALTNPESFKAYQKNLQNYEMPFNLENSVNSIMQIIDQL, translated from the coding sequence TTGAAGAAGAAAATCCTTATCAGAATTGGTTCTCTTCGTCACGGTGGCGCAGAAAAAGTTCTGGTGACTTTCTTAAAAAACCTTCCTAAAGACAAATACGAAGTCGATCTGTTACTGAATCTCTATTCGGGAAAATATCTGACCGATGTTCCTGACTGGGTGAATGTTATGTACCTCAACCGTGGCGAGATGATTACCACCAACCGCCCAAAAGATCTTCCAAAAAAAATATACCGTGTTGTTTATCAGCAGTTGTTGAAGAAATATCCAAAGATTCTTTACAAAAGAAAATTGAAGAACAGACAATACGACATCGAGTTTGCTGCGATCCACGGCTTTATGGACGAAGTGCTGAACAGTCCGTTAAAGTCCTCCAAAAAACTGATGTGGATCCATAATGACCTGACTCAAGTAAGCGGCTACACGCCGGAAAAAATCAGACGTTTTTTCAATTATGACAAGGTGATGGTGATTTCTGAAAAGATTCAGAATACATTTCTTTCGTTAGCAAAAACCGAAGAAGAAAAATCAAAGATTGTAAGAATTTATAATCCTTTGGATACAGATGAAATTCTTACAAAATCAGAAGTTAGAAGTCAGAAGTTGGAAGACAGCGTAACGACGCTTCAAAACCCGGATCTCGAAACTCAGAACTTGGAACCCGTTTTCATTTCCGTAGGCACCGTGTTCCCTCAGAAAGGATTTGACAGATTACTGAGAGTTCATAAAAGATTACTGGACGAAGGTTTCCAACATAAAGTATTAATTGTTGGCGATGGTTACGATTTTGAGAATGTCAAAAAACTTAAAACAGAATTAGGCGTTGATGAATCCGCAACAATGTTGGGATTTACAGACAATCCTTATCCTTATTTCAAATCGGCAGATTTCTATGTTCTGAGTTCCCGTTACGAAGGTTTTCCTACTGTCCTGTTTGAAGCAATCACCCTGAAAAAAAACATCATTGCAACCAATGTTTCTGGTGTAAACGAAATGCTGGAAAATGGAAAATTAGGATTAATCACAGAAAACTCCGAAGACGGTATCTACAACGGAATGAAACAGGCTTTAACTAATCCCGAAAGTTTTAAAGCCTATCAGAAAAATCTGCAGAATTACGAGATGCCTTTCAATTTAGAAAATTCTGTGAACTCAATTATGCAAATCATTGATCAGTTATAG
- a CDS encoding serine O-acetyltransferase — translation MSYSIIQKDFYRESGRYLSSFQILKKCFSPNLHYIYLLRKTQRHYKKPIIGLFYKLILRHYQIKYGFQIYPETQIGEGLYLGHWGQLVINPKAKIGKNCNIAQGVTIAQANRGKNEGIPIIGDEVWIGPNAVIVGNIIIGNNVLIAPNAYVTTDVPDNSIVVGNPAVISSKANATENYINNKV, via the coding sequence ATGAGTTATTCTATTATTCAAAAAGATTTTTACAGAGAAAGCGGGCGCTACCTATCCTCTTTTCAGATTCTGAAAAAATGTTTCAGTCCCAATCTGCATTACATTTATCTTTTGAGGAAAACTCAGAGACATTACAAAAAACCGATTATCGGCTTGTTCTACAAGTTGATCCTTCGCCATTACCAAATCAAATATGGCTTCCAGATCTATCCCGAAACTCAGATTGGAGAAGGGCTCTATCTCGGACATTGGGGACAGCTGGTCATCAATCCGAAAGCTAAAATCGGAAAGAACTGCAACATTGCTCAGGGTGTTACTATCGCCCAGGCTAACCGCGGCAAAAATGAAGGTATTCCAATAATCGGTGACGAAGTCTGGATTGGTCCCAATGCTGTCATTGTCGGAAATATTATTATCGGCAATAATGTTTTGATTGCGCCTAATGCTTATGTCACGACGGATGTTCCTGATAATTCTATTGTTGTCGGCAATCCTGCGGTTATTTCTTCAAAAGCCAATGCTACGGAGAATTATATTAATAATAAGGTTTAG
- a CDS encoding IS1 family transposase, translating to MRFFIGKKSNPMWLVYAIDKVTKETAAFYIGKRNNTTLNAIVKTLLNAKAKMIFTDKLKNYQYLIPKSIHNTKRYGTNGIERKNLTLRNHLKRLNRRTIGFSRSIAILSAILKIYFWS from the coding sequence ATGCGGTTTTTTATCGGAAAGAAAAGCAATCCGATGTGGCTGGTTTATGCTATTGATAAAGTGACGAAAGAAACCGCAGCGTTTTATATTGGAAAAAGAAATAATACAACCCTAAATGCTATAGTGAAAACCTTATTGAATGCCAAGGCAAAAATGATATTCACTGACAAGTTGAAGAATTACCAATATCTGATTCCGAAATCGATTCATAACACCAAAAGATATGGAACAAATGGCATCGAAAGAAAAAATCTCACGCTGAGAAACCATTTGAAACGACTGAACAGAAGAACTATTGGTTTTAGCAGAAGTATTGCAATTCTATCCGCTATTCTGAAGATCTATTTTTGGAGCTAA
- a CDS encoding glycohydrolase toxin TNT-related protein (This protein contains a domain related to Tuberculosis Necrotizing Toxin, which is the C-terminal effector domain of outer membrane channel protein CpnT, and which has a lethal NAD+-glycohydrolase activity.): MYKEKKFIKNIYQYKDHLGNVRLSYARNTAIGAAEYLNGNNYYPFGLNFINSGDAAAVYNPSANYANYKYNQKELQETGFYDYGWRQYMPDLGRWFGMDQLSETYHSASPYAYVLNNPIMMYDPDGRKVNPTKDGWEFTGDDISSVYDYLNGGGNVGMLTHALSAWGDMRTGQDFWSYFSSWNGSGNGGRVGSIYTTTASDGPVTGNAHDIQGIIFTKTKIAQTFSDTEIIQNTQASWRTGGGVVMMDSVFDVLGIALANAQPKNKNLAILLGGLAIGVSKGRAVPSVLKAEMAVEKAEVKTLAHYYPADGGALGDWTTKTLEVGTKIDRYGSSFGKYFSEYGTPMEMRALPPGNTGMYNAFEVIKPFSVQSSNIAPAFGQIGTGVQYYGNVPKLVMSMISNFNLLKIK, translated from the coding sequence ATTTACAAAGAGAAGAAGTTCATTAAAAATATTTACCAGTACAAAGACCATCTTGGGAATGTAAGGCTAAGCTATGCCAGAAACACAGCTATCGGTGCTGCAGAATACCTGAACGGGAATAACTATTACCCTTTTGGGCTTAACTTTATCAATAGTGGCGATGCAGCAGCGGTCTACAACCCTTCTGCTAACTATGCTAACTACAAGTACAACCAGAAGGAGCTGCAGGAGACAGGTTTTTACGACTACGGGTGGCGACAGTATATGCCAGACCTTGGTAGATGGTTTGGGATGGATCAGCTTTCTGAAACATACCACTCTGCTTCTCCTTATGCGTATGTATTGAACAATCCCATAATGATGTATGATCCGGACGGAAGGAAGGTAAATCCTACAAAAGATGGATGGGAGTTTACTGGTGATGATATTTCAAGTGTTTATGATTACTTAAATGGCGGTGGAAATGTAGGAATGCTGACTCACGCATTGTCTGCCTGGGGAGATATGAGAACAGGGCAAGACTTTTGGTCTTACTTTAGTTCCTGGAATGGTTCGGGTAATGGAGGAAGAGTCGGCAGCATTTATACAACGACTGCTAGCGACGGTCCAGTAACAGGTAATGCACATGATATCCAAGGTATTATTTTTACTAAGACCAAGATTGCCCAGACCTTTAGTGATACCGAGATAATACAGAATACGCAGGCATCGTGGAGAACGGGCGGTGGTGTAGTGATGATGGATAGTGTTTTTGATGTTTTGGGAATAGCTCTTGCTAATGCCCAGCCTAAAAACAAAAACCTTGCAATCCTTTTAGGTGGTTTGGCAATAGGAGTAAGTAAAGGAAGGGCAGTTCCTTCTGTTTTGAAAGCAGAAATGGCTGTTGAGAAAGCGGAAGTTAAAACTTTAGCACATTATTATCCAGCAGATGGTGGAGCTTTGGGCGATTGGACAACTAAAACATTAGAAGTTGGAACAAAAATAGATAGATATGGTTCTTCATTTGGGAAATATTTTTCAGAATATGGGACTCCAATGGAAATGCGTGCATTACCCCCAGGAAATACAGGAATGTATAATGCTTTCGAAGTCATAAAACCTTTTTCAGTGCAATCATCTAATATTGCACCTGCTTTTGGTCAAATAGGAACAGGAGTTCAATATTATGGTAATGTTCCAAAGTTAGTGATGTCAATGATTAGTAATTTTAACTTATTGAAAATCAAATAA
- a CDS encoding HNH endonuclease — MPDLGRWFGMDKLSETYHSASPYAYVLNNPIMMYDPDGRKVNPTKDGWEFTGDDISSVYDYLNGGGNVGMLTHALSAWGDMRTGQDFWSYFSSWNGSGNRGRGGSIYTTTASDGPVTGNAHDIQGIIFTKTKIAQTFSDTEIIQNTQASWRTGGGVVMMDSVFDVLGIALAKAEPKNKNLAILLGGLAIVATKGRAAPSVLRAESRAEVYSVAYEMKLADNLYPGKSSYLHFKSANTSLAETMAADAKFAESMSELGVTIPRSSAGSILGKSPTNWVWHHDIGSGMMQLVPKSQHTIGSSYWGIMHPGGKGGMSIWGGGY; from the coding sequence ATGCCTGACCTTGGAAGATGGTTTGGGATGGATAAGCTTTCTGAAACATACCACTCTGCTTCTCCTTATGCGTATGTATTGAACAATCCCATAATGATGTATGATCCGGACGGAAGGAAGGTAAATCCTACAAAAGATGGATGGGAGTTTACTGGTGATGATATTTCAAGTGTTTATGATTACTTAAATGGCGGTGGAAATGTAGGAATGCTGACTCACGCATTGTCTGCCTGGGGAGATATGAGAACAGGGCAAGACTTTTGGTCTTACTTTAGTTCCTGGAATGGTTCGGGTAATAGAGGAAGAGGCGGCAGCATTTATACAACGACTGCTAGCGACGGTCCAGTAACAGGTAATGCACATGATATCCAAGGTATTATTTTTACTAAGACCAAGATTGCCCAGACCTTTAGTGATACCGAGATAATACAGAATACGCAGGCATCGTGGAGAACGGGCGGTGGTGTAGTGATGATGGATAGTGTTTTTGATGTTTTGGGAATAGCTCTTGCAAAGGCTGAACCCAAGAACAAAAACCTTGCAATCCTTTTAGGTGGTTTGGCGATTGTTGCTACCAAAGGTAGGGCAGCTCCTTCTGTTTTGAGAGCAGAGTCAAGGGCAGAAGTTTATTCTGTGGCTTATGAAATGAAACTAGCAGATAACCTCTATCCAGGAAAGAGTTCGTATCTTCATTTTAAATCAGCAAATACATCATTGGCAGAAACAATGGCAGCAGATGCGAAGTTTGCAGAATCAATGTCTGAGCTTGGGGTTACTATTCCACGTTCATCAGCTGGTTCTATATTAGGTAAGTCGCCAACTAATTGGGTATGGCATCACGATATAGGTAGCGGAATGATGCAATTGGTGCCTAAGTCACAACACACAATAGGAAGTTCTTATTGGGGAATAATGCATCCTGGAGGAAAAGGTGGAATGTCAATTTGGGGAGGTGGATATTAA